A genome region from Flavobacterium sp. CFS9 includes the following:
- a CDS encoding OmpA family protein: MKSQKLQYTIFFLFLFFNAIAQTGSIKYADTKYEKYAYIDAIKIYENVAEKGYKDEKMFQRLGNSYYFNGELVKALKWYDELFAMNKEQEAEYLYRYAQCLKASGNYTKADAILEKFNQKQATDKRGILFESNKNYLNEIKANSGRFEIADAGINSKYSDYGSTIFDNKLVFTSARDTGGVAKKNFKWTNRSFTNLYTSELLPDGSLGTPQRFQKKVNTKFNESTPVFTKDGRTMYFTRNNFLNGKRGRDENKVTLLKLYKANLVEGEWKNIEALPFNSDQYSVAHPTLSVDEKTLYFASDMPGTLGQSDLFKVAINEDGTFGKPQNLGSAINTEGRETFPFISEDNELYFATDGRPGLGGLDVFVTKINDQGSFEEIQNIGEPINSPQDDFAFIINSKDRNGFFSSNRDKGHGFDDVYRFIERRKLNCEQQLTGTITDSETNVILSNANVALFDENFQLVAEAITDNNGNYIFPNVKCGKNYFVRASKTDYESKEVPVAIKRNSGKTTLLIQLEKRIKPIEVGTDLAKTLDIPIIYFDLDKATIKKESAYQLEKIVEILKQYPALKLDIRSHTDSRQTQQYNQVLSDKRAKSTRNWLIQKGVDPARLTAKGYGETQLVNQCSDGVKCTDEEHERNRRSEFVITNL, from the coding sequence ATGAAAAGCCAAAAACTACAATATACCATCTTCTTTTTATTCCTGTTTTTCAATGCAATTGCACAAACGGGCAGTATAAAGTATGCCGATACTAAATACGAAAAATACGCTTATATCGATGCTATAAAAATCTATGAAAATGTAGCGGAGAAAGGATACAAAGACGAAAAAATGTTTCAGCGTCTGGGAAATTCTTATTATTTTAATGGAGAACTGGTAAAAGCTTTAAAATGGTACGATGAACTGTTTGCCATGAACAAAGAACAAGAAGCGGAGTATTTGTACCGATATGCACAATGCCTTAAAGCTTCTGGAAATTACACTAAAGCAGATGCAATCTTAGAAAAATTCAATCAAAAACAAGCAACAGATAAAAGAGGGATCTTGTTCGAATCCAATAAAAATTATCTGAACGAGATAAAAGCAAATTCAGGACGATTTGAAATTGCCGATGCCGGAATAAACTCTAAATATTCAGATTATGGAAGTACCATTTTTGATAACAAATTAGTTTTTACCTCTGCACGAGATACCGGTGGAGTAGCAAAGAAAAATTTCAAGTGGACCAACCGATCCTTTACCAATTTGTATACCTCCGAATTATTACCGGATGGAAGTTTAGGAACACCACAGCGTTTTCAGAAAAAAGTAAATACAAAATTCAACGAATCGACACCCGTTTTTACAAAAGACGGCCGAACAATGTATTTTACAAGAAACAACTTCCTGAACGGTAAAAGAGGAAGAGACGAGAACAAAGTCACCTTATTAAAGTTGTACAAAGCAAATTTAGTAGAAGGAGAATGGAAAAATATCGAAGCACTTCCGTTTAACAGTGATCAGTATAGCGTAGCGCATCCTACCTTAAGTGTAGACGAAAAAACACTCTATTTTGCTTCAGATATGCCGGGAACTTTAGGGCAATCCGACTTGTTTAAAGTAGCCATAAATGAGGATGGGACCTTTGGAAAACCTCAAAATTTGGGATCAGCAATCAATACCGAAGGACGAGAAACGTTTCCTTTTATTTCAGAAGATAACGAACTTTATTTTGCAACAGACGGAAGACCCGGATTAGGCGGACTAGATGTATTTGTGACCAAAATAAATGATCAGGGTAGCTTTGAAGAAATACAAAATATTGGAGAACCAATTAACAGTCCGCAAGACGATTTTGCTTTTATAATCAACAGTAAAGACAGAAACGGATTTTTCTCTTCCAATAGAGATAAGGGACATGGATTTGATGATGTTTACCGATTTATAGAAAGACGAAAGCTAAATTGCGAACAGCAATTAACAGGTACAATTACCGATTCAGAAACCAATGTCATTCTTTCAAATGCGAATGTGGCATTGTTCGATGAAAATTTCCAACTCGTTGCCGAAGCCATCACTGATAACAATGGAAATTACATTTTTCCAAATGTAAAATGTGGAAAAAACTATTTCGTACGAGCGTCCAAAACAGATTATGAGAGTAAGGAAGTACCGGTCGCAATAAAAAGAAACTCCGGAAAAACGACTTTATTGATTCAGCTGGAAAAAAGAATTAAACCGATTGAGGTGGGAACAGATCTGGCAAAAACACTCGATATTCCGATCATCTATTTTGATCTCGATAAAGCCACGATCAAAAAAGAATCGGCTTATCAGTTAGAGAAAATAGTCGAAATTCTAAAACAATATCCGGCTTTGAAATTGGATATTCGTTCCCATACAGACAGTCGACAAACTCAGCAGTATAATCAGGTTTTATCCGACAAGAGAGCCAAATCAACCCGAAACTGGCTGATACAAAAAGGAGTAGACCCAGCCCGATTAACTGCAAAAGGATACGGCGAAACCCAATTGGTAAACCAATGTTCTGATGGCGTAAAATGTACCGATGAAGAACATGAACGCAACCGAAGAAGCGAATTCGTAATCACCAATTTGTAA
- a CDS encoding type IX secretion system membrane protein PorP/SprF, whose product MKKIIVMFLFFTVVCSAQQDAQYTQYMYNTMAINPAYAGSRGALSVFGLYRTQWVGLDGAPETSTFAINTPINNSNLGLGVSLVNDKIGPTNENTLSADLSYSVPTSETFKLSFGIKATANLFNLDINKLNPENQGDPQFQNLNNRITPNIGAGVYWHSDKAYLGLSIPNFIETNRYNDDDTAIFKDKINYYLMAGYVFDLDYYIKFKPALLTKMVQGAPLQVDVSGNFMFNDKFVIGLAYRWSASVSVMAGFQITDGLYVGYGYDHETTNLRRYNSGSHEVFLRFEFLNNYNRITSPRFF is encoded by the coding sequence ATGAAAAAGATAATTGTAATGTTCCTGTTTTTTACAGTGGTGTGTTCGGCGCAGCAAGATGCTCAATACACACAATACATGTATAATACCATGGCAATAAATCCGGCTTATGCGGGTTCCCGTGGGGCGTTAAGTGTTTTCGGATTGTACCGTACACAATGGGTTGGACTGGACGGAGCACCCGAAACCAGTACCTTCGCCATAAATACACCTATAAACAACAGCAATTTAGGATTGGGAGTTTCTTTGGTAAACGATAAAATTGGTCCAACCAATGAGAACACTTTATCGGCTGATTTGTCGTATAGTGTTCCAACTTCAGAAACCTTTAAACTTTCTTTCGGGATAAAAGCAACAGCAAATCTTTTTAATCTGGATATCAATAAACTGAATCCTGAAAATCAGGGAGATCCGCAGTTTCAGAATTTAAACAATCGAATCACACCCAATATTGGAGCCGGGGTTTATTGGCATTCTGATAAAGCCTATTTGGGATTATCAATTCCGAATTTTATCGAAACCAATCGATACAATGATGATGATACCGCTATTTTTAAGGATAAGATTAACTATTATTTAATGGCAGGTTACGTTTTTGATCTGGATTATTACATCAAATTCAAACCGGCATTGTTGACCAAAATGGTTCAGGGAGCCCCTTTACAGGTCGATGTTTCAGGTAATTTTATGTTCAATGATAAATTCGTAATCGGATTGGCTTATCGTTGGAGTGCGTCGGTTAGTGTAATGGCAGGTTTTCAGATTACAGATGGCTTATATGTAGGTTATGGTTACGATCATGAAACGACTAATTTAAGAAGATACAATTCGGGGTCGCATGAGGTCTTCCTGCGTTTTGAGTTCCTTAATAATTACAATAGAATTACTTCACCAAGATTCTTTTAA
- a CDS encoding NADP-dependent malic enzyme: protein MNKESKRREALLYHSEPTPGKIQVVPTKKYATQRDLSLAYSPGVAEPCLDIAANVEDVYKYTAKGNLVAVISNGTAVLGLGDIGPEASKPVMEGKGLLFKIFSDIDVFDIEIGTKDIEEFIQTVKNIAPTFGGINLEDIKAPESFEIERRLVEELDIPVMHDDQHGTAIISAAALINALELAGKKAEDVKVVVSGAGSAAIACTDLYVSLGVQVKNIRMFNSKGLLTKDNSSLSELQLKYAVDGAKIDLAEAVKGADVFIGLSSGGILSPEMLLTMNENPIVFAMANPNPEIDYNLATETRKDIIMATGRSDFPNQVNNVLGFPYIFRGALDVRATKINEAMKMAAVKALAILAKEPVPEQVNVAYGATKLGFGQEYIIPKPFDPRLITVVAPAVAKAAMESGVAKNPITDWAAYEDTLRERMGNDNKMVRLITNRAKVSPKRIVFAEADQLNVLKAAQIVHEDGIGHPILLGNKEVILELKEELGFDAELEIIDPKTNEEEGRRNRFANSYWETRGRRGVSLLDSQKFMRERNYFAAMMVNEGEADALVTGHTRSYPTVVKPMLQLIEKAPGASLVATANMMLTSRGPMFLSDTAININPSTEDLINIAIMTAKTAKMFGVEPVIAMVSYSNFGSSTSPSASKVREAVAYLHKNHPEMIVDGEIQADFALNQEMLAEKFPFSKLAGKKVNTLIFPNLDSANITYKLLKELYKVNSIGPIMMGMGKPVHIFQLGASVEEMVNMAAIAVIDAQEKESKKIKLAK, encoded by the coding sequence ATGAACAAAGAGAGTAAAAGAAGAGAAGCGTTACTGTACCATTCAGAACCAACTCCAGGAAAAATTCAGGTAGTTCCAACAAAAAAATATGCAACCCAAAGAGATTTATCTTTGGCTTATTCGCCGGGAGTTGCAGAGCCATGTTTAGACATTGCAGCAAACGTAGAAGACGTTTACAAATATACAGCAAAAGGAAATTTAGTTGCCGTAATCTCAAACGGTACAGCAGTTTTAGGACTTGGAGACATTGGTCCTGAGGCTTCTAAGCCAGTAATGGAAGGAAAAGGACTGTTGTTTAAAATATTCTCTGACATTGACGTTTTTGATATCGAAATCGGTACAAAAGATATCGAAGAATTTATTCAGACCGTAAAAAATATCGCTCCAACTTTTGGAGGGATAAATCTGGAAGACATTAAAGCACCGGAATCTTTCGAAATCGAAAGACGATTGGTAGAAGAATTAGACATTCCGGTAATGCACGACGACCAGCACGGTACTGCAATTATCTCGGCAGCAGCTTTAATTAATGCCCTTGAATTGGCAGGAAAAAAAGCAGAAGATGTAAAAGTGGTAGTTTCGGGTGCAGGTTCTGCAGCGATCGCTTGTACGGATTTATATGTTTCATTGGGAGTTCAGGTTAAGAACATCAGAATGTTTAACAGTAAAGGACTTTTAACAAAAGACAACAGTTCACTATCAGAATTGCAGTTGAAATATGCAGTTGACGGAGCTAAAATTGATTTAGCAGAAGCAGTGAAAGGGGCTGATGTTTTCATCGGATTATCTTCAGGAGGTATTTTGTCACCTGAAATGTTATTGACCATGAACGAGAATCCGATTGTTTTTGCAATGGCAAATCCAAATCCGGAAATCGATTATAACTTAGCGACAGAAACCCGTAAAGACATTATTATGGCTACGGGACGTTCAGATTTTCCTAATCAGGTAAATAACGTTTTAGGATTCCCATATATTTTTAGAGGGGCGCTAGACGTACGTGCTACAAAAATTAACGAAGCGATGAAAATGGCAGCTGTAAAAGCATTGGCTATTTTGGCAAAAGAGCCGGTACCGGAGCAGGTTAACGTAGCATACGGAGCAACAAAATTAGGTTTTGGTCAGGAGTATATCATCCCTAAACCATTTGATCCTAGGTTGATTACCGTGGTTGCGCCTGCAGTTGCAAAAGCAGCAATGGAATCAGGAGTAGCAAAAAATCCTATTACAGACTGGGCAGCTTATGAAGATACGCTTCGCGAACGTATGGGGAACGACAATAAAATGGTACGTTTGATTACCAACCGTGCTAAAGTAAGTCCGAAAAGAATTGTTTTTGCAGAAGCAGATCAGTTAAACGTACTTAAAGCAGCACAGATCGTACACGAAGACGGAATTGGTCATCCAATTTTATTAGGAAATAAAGAAGTTATTTTAGAACTTAAAGAAGAATTAGGTTTTGATGCTGAACTTGAGATTATTGATCCTAAAACCAATGAAGAAGAAGGAAGACGTAACAGATTTGCTAATTCTTACTGGGAAACAAGAGGAAGAAGAGGCGTTTCGTTATTAGATTCACAAAAATTCATGCGTGAAAGAAACTATTTCGCAGCAATGATGGTGAACGAAGGAGAAGCAGATGCTTTGGTAACAGGTCATACAAGAAGTTATCCGACTGTTGTAAAGCCAATGTTGCAATTGATTGAAAAAGCACCGGGAGCTTCATTAGTGGCTACAGCCAATATGATGTTGACTTCTCGCGGACCAATGTTCTTGTCAGATACAGCAATTAACATCAATCCTTCAACAGAAGATTTGATTAACATTGCGATCATGACGGCTAAAACCGCTAAAATGTTTGGTGTAGAGCCAGTTATTGCAATGGTTTCTTATTCAAACTTCGGATCTTCAACAAGTCCAAGCGCTTCAAAAGTGAGAGAAGCGGTAGCTTATTTGCATAAAAACCACCCGGAAATGATTGTTGACGGAGAAATTCAGGCAGATTTTGCCTTGAATCAGGAAATGCTTGCAGAGAAATTCCCGTTCTCAAAATTAGCAGGAAAGAAAGTAAATACCTTGATTTTTCCTAACTTAGATTCAGCTAACATTACTTATAAATTGCTAAAAGAACTTTACAAAGTAAATTCTATTGGACCAATTATGATGGGAATGGGTAAACCGGTTCACATTTTTCAATTAGGAGCAAGTGTTGAAGAAATGGTAAATATGGCTGCAATCGCAGTTATTGACGCTCAGGAAAAAGAAAGTAAAAAGATTAAATTAGCGAAATAG
- the tnpA gene encoding IS200/IS605 family transposase — MPQSLSKVYVHLVFSTKGRYPFIDNVIQERLWEYLGGICKGLECNPIQIGGYKDHVHVLCLLSKKVTQMKLVEEVKKQSSKWIKTIDDRYEKFYWQDGYGIFSVNPSQLERVIQYVKNQEEHHKKCTFKEELVAFLNKYQVAYDERFLWD, encoded by the coding sequence ATGCCGCAATCATTATCAAAAGTATACGTTCATTTGGTATTTAGCACCAAAGGACGTTATCCCTTTATTGACAACGTCATACAAGAGCGTTTATGGGAATATCTTGGAGGAATTTGTAAAGGATTAGAATGCAATCCAATTCAGATAGGAGGATATAAAGATCATGTACATGTACTGTGTTTACTATCTAAAAAAGTCACTCAAATGAAATTGGTCGAAGAGGTAAAAAAGCAATCTTCAAAATGGATAAAAACCATAGACGATCGTTACGAGAAATTTTATTGGCAAGATGGTTATGGGATCTTTTCTGTTAATCCATCACAACTAGAGAGAGTAATACAATATGTTAAGAATCAGGAAGAACATCATAAAAAGTGTACGTTCAAAGAAGAGCTGGTGGCATTTTTAAACAAATATCAGGTAGCTTATGATGAACGTTTTCTATGGGATTAG
- a CDS encoding CBS domain-containing protein translates to MTVEQILNAKGKNVYSVLSTTTVYEALKVMGEKNIGAILVIDGSDLKGILSERDYARKIVLKDKSSKETFVHEIMESNVFSVKLSNKIEDCMELMSTKRIRHLPVLEDGIVVGIISISDVVKAIIEIQKDTINHLNSYISQ, encoded by the coding sequence ATGACTGTAGAACAAATATTAAACGCAAAAGGGAAAAATGTTTACTCAGTTCTTTCAACCACAACGGTTTATGAAGCCTTAAAGGTGATGGGAGAGAAAAACATAGGTGCCATTCTTGTTATTGATGGTTCCGATTTAAAAGGAATATTGTCTGAGAGGGATTATGCTCGAAAAATTGTTTTGAAAGATAAATCATCAAAAGAAACTTTTGTGCATGAAATTATGGAAAGCAATGTTTTCTCGGTAAAACTTTCAAATAAGATTGAAGATTGTATGGAACTGATGAGTACCAAAAGAATTAGACATTTACCGGTTCTGGAAGATGGAATTGTGGTAGGAATAATATCAATAAGTGATGTGGTTAAGGCCATTATAGAAATTCAGAAAGATACTATTAATCATTTAAACTCTTATATTTCGCAATAA